A part of Canis lupus familiaris isolate Mischka breed German Shepherd chromosome 4, alternate assembly UU_Cfam_GSD_1.0, whole genome shotgun sequence genomic DNA contains:
- the NKX2-5 gene encoding homeobox protein Nkx-2.5, which produces MFPSPALTPTPFSVKDILNLEQQQRSLAAGELSARLEATLAPASCMLAAFKPEAYAGPEAAAPALPELRAELGPAPSPAKCAPAFPGAPAFYPRAYGDPDTAKDPRADKKELCSLQKAVELEKPEADGAERPRARRRRKPRVLFSQAQVYELERRFKQQRYLSAPERDQLASVLKLTSTQVKIWFQNRRYKCKRQRQDQTLELVGLPPPPPPARRIAVPVLVRDGKPCLGDSAPYAPAYGVGLNAYGYNAYPAYPGYGSAACSPGYSCAAAYPAGPPPAQAATAATNNNFVNFGVGDLNAVQSPGIPQGNSGVSTLHGIRAW; this is translated from the exons ATGTTCCCCAGCCCTGCGCTCACGCCCACGCCGTTCTCGGTCAAAGACATCCTGAACCTGGAGCAGCAGCAGCGCAGCCTGGCTGCCGGGGAGCTCTCGGCGCGCCTGGAGGCCACGCTGGCGCCCGCCTCCTGCATGCTGGCCGCCTTCAAGCCCGAGGCCTACGCGGGGCCTGAGGCCGCTGCGCCCGCCCTCCCCGAGCTACGCGCCGAGCTGGGCCCCGCGCCCTCGCCTGCCAAGTGTGCGCCTGCATTTCCAGGCGCCCCTGCCTTCTATCCGCGGGCCTATGGCGACCCCGACACCGCCAAGGACCCTCGAGCTGATAAGAAAG AGCTGTGCTCACTGCAGAAGGCGGTGGAGCTGGAGAAGCCGGAGGCCGACGGCGCGGAGCGACCCAGGGCGCGACGGCGGAGGAAGCCGCGCGTGCTCTTCTCGCAGGCGCAGGTCTACGAGCTGGAGCGGCGCTTCAAGCAGCAGCGGTATCTGTCGGCCCCTGAGCGCGACCAGCTGGCCAGCGTGCTGAAGCTCACGTCCACGCAGGTCAAGATCTGGTTCCAGAACCGGCGCTACAAGTGCAAGCGGCAGCGGCAGGACCAGACTCTGGAGCTGGTGGGactgcccccgccgccgccgcccgcccgcaggATCGCGGTACCGGTGCTGGTGCGCGACGGCAAGCCCTGCCTGGGGGACTCGGCGCCCTACGCGCCCGCCTACGGCGTGGGCCTCAACGCCTACGGCTATAACGCCTACCCCGCCTATCCGGGTTACGGGAGCGCGGCCTGCAGCCCTGGCTACAGCTGCGCCGCCGCTTACCCAGCCGGTCCGCCCCCGGCGCAGGCGGCTACGGCCGCCACCAACAACAACTTCGTGAACTTTGGCGTCGGGGACTTGAACGCGGTGCAGAGCCCCGGGATTCCGCAGGGCAACTCGGGAGTGTCCACGTTGCACGGTATCCGAGCCTGGTAG